From a single Marinobacter sp. THAF197a genomic region:
- the rph gene encoding ribonuclease PH, translating to MRPSGRTPEQPRDVRITRNYTRHAEGSVLVEFGDTKVICTASVENKVPPFLRGEGKGWITAEYGMLPRSTGSRMGREAARGKQGGRTVEIQRLIGRSLRAAVDLEALGEHTITIDCDVIQADGGTRTAAITGGCVALVDALNHLVAAKRLKKSPLKQMIAAISVGVYKGTPVADLDYPEDSEAETDMNVIMTDQGGFIEIQGTAEGAPFEQTELDSMLVLARKAINELFEIQKEALGAEA from the coding sequence ATGCGACCAAGTGGCAGAACGCCCGAGCAACCCAGAGACGTCCGCATCACCCGCAACTACACCCGCCATGCCGAAGGCTCGGTTCTGGTAGAGTTTGGTGATACAAAAGTCATCTGTACCGCCTCTGTTGAGAACAAGGTACCGCCGTTCCTGCGCGGCGAAGGCAAAGGCTGGATCACCGCCGAGTACGGCATGCTGCCCCGTTCTACCGGCAGCCGCATGGGCCGCGAAGCCGCCCGCGGCAAACAGGGTGGCCGCACCGTGGAAATCCAGCGCCTGATCGGCCGCAGCCTCCGCGCCGCGGTTGACCTGGAAGCCCTGGGCGAGCACACCATCACCATCGACTGCGACGTTATCCAGGCCGACGGCGGCACCCGCACAGCGGCCATCACCGGTGGCTGCGTGGCATTGGTAGACGCCCTGAACCACCTGGTAGCGGCCAAGCGGCTGAAAAAATCACCGCTCAAGCAAATGATCGCCGCCATTTCTGTGGGCGTTTACAAAGGTACGCCGGTAGCCGATCTGGATTACCCGGAGGACTCCGAAGCGGAAACCGATATGAATGTGATCATGACCGATCAGGGCGGTTTCATCGAAATTCAGGGTACTGCGGAAGGCGCGCCGTTCGAGCAAACCGAACTGGACTCCATGCTGGTTCTTGCGCGTAAGGCGATTAACGAGCTATTTGAAATCCAGAAAGAAGCTCTGGGCGCTGAAGCCTGA
- a CDS encoding YicC/YloC family endoribonuclease gives MIRSMTAFARKDTQGDWGTLTCEIRTVNHRYLEPSFRLPEAFRELENRFREELRSQGLKRGKVDISMRLQSAENEVQSFEISDEMAKAVNEAANHINRILDNPAHINALDILRWPGVMSLPEKDYSAAKEAAAGLFKDAVKELMSVREREGERLRPLFEERLATMGKLVAEVREKMPQLLAAQEQNLRDRFDKAKVELEPERVAQEMVMLAQKSDVAEELDRLEAHISEVTDTLKNDDAIGRRLDFLMQELNREANTLSSKSIDAAVTCAAVDLKVLIEQIREQVQNLE, from the coding sequence ATGATCCGCAGCATGACTGCTTTTGCCCGCAAGGATACCCAGGGTGACTGGGGTACGCTCACGTGTGAGATCCGTACCGTAAATCACCGCTACCTGGAGCCGTCTTTCCGTTTGCCGGAGGCGTTCAGGGAACTGGAGAACCGGTTTCGAGAAGAGCTGCGCAGTCAGGGGTTAAAGCGGGGCAAGGTGGATATCTCCATGCGCCTGCAGTCTGCCGAGAACGAGGTGCAGAGCTTCGAAATCAGCGATGAAATGGCCAAGGCGGTGAACGAGGCGGCCAATCACATCAACCGCATTCTCGATAACCCGGCCCATATTAATGCACTGGATATTCTGCGTTGGCCAGGCGTGATGTCTTTGCCGGAGAAAGACTACAGCGCTGCGAAAGAGGCGGCTGCCGGTCTTTTCAAAGACGCGGTCAAAGAGCTGATGTCCGTTCGCGAGCGGGAGGGCGAGCGCTTGCGGCCGTTATTTGAGGAACGTCTGGCCACCATGGGCAAGCTGGTGGCAGAAGTGCGTGAGAAAATGCCGCAGCTGCTGGCCGCCCAGGAGCAGAATCTGCGGGATCGCTTCGATAAAGCAAAAGTGGAGCTGGAGCCGGAGCGTGTGGCCCAGGAAATGGTGATGCTGGCGCAGAAGAGTGATGTGGCCGAGGAACTGGACCGGCTGGAGGCTCATATCAGTGAAGTGACCGATACCCTGAAAAACGATGATGCCATCGGCCGGAGGCTGGATTTCCTGATGCAGGAGCTGAACCGGGAAGCCAATACCCTCAGCAGTAAAAGTATTGACGCGGCGGTTACCTGTGCGGCGGTGGACCTCAAGGTTTTGATCGAGCAAATTCGGGAGCAGGTGCAAAACCTTGAATGA
- a CDS encoding universal stress protein, whose amino-acid sequence MDKLLIIMDPKHKHQTALSRGIELARATGASLEIVAFVHEYLDALPSDPVVQNNARTALIELRQEWLEKMLALADCDDLNVVAHTVWAKQIHQWINEHCERENISTVVKTGHRSETFLYTPTDWHLIRECPAPVMLVADNKWKKAHPILAAIDLSSEKPVKRALNNRIIDHAWRLAKAMDTDLHLVHALHTSVVLADLDIIDTAAHARKREEELKPRIEHLRNTWHLNPEQVHIVAGPAQKVIPSVANKIKADMVVMGTTGKTGLAAKVVGNTAEKVLTHLRTDLVAIKPAEKE is encoded by the coding sequence ATGGACAAACTCCTGATCATCATGGACCCGAAACACAAGCACCAGACCGCACTGAGCCGGGGTATTGAACTGGCCCGGGCAACCGGTGCCAGCCTCGAAATCGTGGCCTTCGTGCATGAATATCTCGACGCCCTCCCCTCCGACCCGGTGGTTCAGAACAATGCACGCACGGCACTGATCGAGTTACGCCAGGAATGGCTGGAGAAAATGCTGGCACTGGCAGACTGCGACGACCTGAACGTGGTCGCCCACACGGTCTGGGCCAAGCAGATTCACCAATGGATTAACGAGCATTGCGAACGCGAGAATATCAGCACCGTGGTGAAAACCGGGCATCGATCCGAGACATTCCTGTACACACCCACCGACTGGCATCTGATTCGGGAGTGCCCGGCGCCGGTGATGCTGGTGGCAGACAACAAATGGAAGAAAGCACACCCGATTCTGGCCGCCATTGACCTGAGCTCGGAGAAGCCGGTTAAACGGGCCCTGAACAACCGGATTATTGATCATGCCTGGCGGCTGGCCAAGGCCATGGATACCGACCTACACCTGGTGCATGCGCTCCACACATCGGTGGTGCTGGCTGATCTGGACATCATTGATACCGCCGCCCATGCGCGCAAGCGCGAGGAAGAACTGAAGCCCAGAATCGAACACCTGCGCAACACCTGGCACCTGAACCCGGAGCAGGTTCACATTGTCGCTGGCCCGGCACAAAAAGTGATCCCGAGTGTCGCCAACAAAATCAAGGCTGATATGGTGGTCATGGGCACCACCGGCAAAACCGGTCTGGCGGCCAAAGTTGTCGGCAATACGGCTGAGAAAGTGCTGACTCACCTGAGAACCGATCTCGTGGCCATTAAACCGGCCGAGAAAGAATAA
- the gmk gene encoding guanylate kinase, with protein MSQAGEQGTLFVISAPSGAGKTSLVAEMLRQDSQLGVSVSHTTRPMRTGEQDGVNYHFVSRDEFEAMIAEGDFLEHADVFGNYYGTSHAWVRETLATGQDVILEIDWQGAEQVRRLVPECISIFIVPPSAEVLRERLIGRGTDAPEVIERRLAEAEEECRHAAEFDYLVVNDDFGVALADLLAITRAQRLKMSVQQLRHGKLLAGLVSRD; from the coding sequence ATGAGCCAGGCCGGTGAGCAGGGTACCCTGTTTGTAATTTCCGCTCCCTCGGGCGCGGGCAAAACCAGCCTTGTCGCGGAAATGCTCCGTCAGGATTCGCAGCTGGGTGTGTCGGTGTCTCACACCACCCGGCCCATGCGCACCGGCGAGCAAGACGGCGTGAATTACCACTTCGTCAGCCGTGATGAGTTCGAGGCGATGATTGCCGAGGGCGATTTCCTGGAGCATGCCGATGTTTTCGGTAATTACTACGGCACCTCACATGCGTGGGTCCGCGAGACCCTCGCGACAGGTCAGGACGTCATCCTGGAAATTGACTGGCAGGGCGCCGAGCAAGTTCGCCGCCTGGTTCCCGAGTGCATCAGTATCTTTATTGTGCCGCCCTCTGCGGAGGTGCTGCGTGAGCGCCTGATTGGCCGCGGCACCGATGCGCCGGAGGTGATTGAGCGCCGGTTGGCAGAGGCGGAAGAAGAGTGCCGACACGCTGCCGAGTTTGACTACCTGGTGGTAAACGACGATTTCGGCGTGGCATTGGCCGACCTGCTGGCCATCACCCGTGCCCAGCGGTTGAAAATGTCGGTGCAACAGTTGCGCCACGGCAAACTGCTGGCGGGTCTTGTCAGTCGGGACTGA
- the rpoZ gene encoding DNA-directed RNA polymerase subunit omega yields the protein MARVTVEDCLENVDNRFQLVMLATKRARQIATKGSEPMVAEENDKPTVIALREIAEGKVTRDLLTEDDDE from the coding sequence ATGGCACGAGTTACCGTTGAAGATTGTCTGGAAAACGTTGATAACCGCTTCCAGCTGGTCATGCTGGCCACCAAGCGCGCCCGCCAGATTGCCACCAAAGGTTCAGAGCCTATGGTTGCTGAAGAGAATGACAAGCCGACGGTTATCGCCCTGCGTGAAATTGCCGAAGGTAAAGTTACTCGCGATCTGCTGACCGAAGACGACGACGAGTAA
- a CDS encoding RelA/SpoT family protein, with amino-acid sequence MSEEATVEELAKELSSYLDTSRINQVRRAYYYAEQAHEGQMRKSGDRYITHPLAVAHILAELRLDHQSLMAAMLHDVIEDTGIPKDALTEQFGEDVSELVDGVSKLTQIEFRSRAEAQAENFQKMTLAMAKDIRVILVKLADRLHNMRTLGPMPYEKRQRIATETLDIYAPIANRLGMHAISTELEDLGFSSLYPMRSRYISKAVDKLRGSHREIIDEIRGKLQEKLEERGLPGRIQGREKHLNSIYNKMKFKQKSFHEIMDVYAFRIITDTEDDCYRILGAVHSLYKPLPGRFKDYIAMPKANGYQSLHTTLFGMHVNIEIQIRTEEMEHIANNGIAAHWMYKTDDSGVTNINQSRVDRWVKGLMEMRERADDSMEFIEHVKVDLFPDEIYVFTPKGRIMELPSGATSVDFAYAIHTDIGNAAVACRINRNLASLSQPLQSGQTVEIITAPGAKPNPAWLSFVVTGKARSSIRHVLKTRKRAESIELGRTLLKKSLKGFGAKLADISDAQKQAVVNHNQVNSFDDLIGDIGLGNRMAYLVARQLVSGNEALDGPANLESVEVDKQGAVTIRGTEGMLVRFANCCKPIPGDPVVGMMDSGNGMVIHSDTCSRLPEDDEGRARLTHLKWAKDITDEFSVELRVELERQRGVIAEMANAVAMADGNIERINVEEQNAKFGIVSLVVHVNGRKHLARVMRRVRNIRAVTHISRVRH; translated from the coding sequence GTGTCGGAAGAGGCAACGGTTGAAGAACTGGCCAAAGAGCTCAGTTCGTATCTGGATACCAGTCGCATCAATCAGGTGCGAAGGGCTTACTATTACGCGGAGCAGGCCCATGAAGGGCAGATGCGTAAAAGTGGCGACCGTTACATTACCCACCCTCTGGCCGTAGCCCATATCCTTGCCGAGCTGAGACTGGACCATCAAAGCCTGATGGCCGCCATGCTCCACGATGTTATTGAAGACACCGGAATTCCCAAAGACGCGCTGACAGAACAGTTCGGTGAAGACGTTTCTGAGCTGGTGGACGGTGTCTCAAAACTGACCCAGATTGAATTCCGCTCCCGAGCCGAAGCCCAGGCCGAGAATTTCCAGAAAATGACCCTGGCCATGGCCAAGGATATCCGGGTAATCCTGGTCAAACTGGCAGACCGCCTGCACAACATGCGCACGTTGGGGCCGATGCCCTATGAAAAGCGCCAGCGCATTGCCACCGAAACCCTGGATATCTATGCCCCGATTGCGAACCGGCTCGGGATGCATGCCATCTCCACAGAACTGGAAGATCTTGGTTTCTCCTCGCTGTACCCAATGCGGTCCAGGTACATTTCCAAGGCGGTCGACAAGCTGCGGGGCAGCCACCGGGAGATCATTGATGAGATTCGGGGCAAGCTGCAGGAGAAACTGGAAGAACGGGGTTTGCCCGGGCGCATTCAGGGCCGGGAGAAACACCTGAACTCCATCTACAACAAGATGAAGTTCAAACAGAAATCCTTCCATGAAATCATGGATGTCTATGCGTTTCGGATCATCACAGACACGGAAGACGATTGTTACCGCATTCTGGGTGCAGTGCACAGCCTCTACAAACCGCTGCCGGGCCGCTTCAAAGACTATATTGCCATGCCCAAGGCCAACGGCTACCAGTCGTTGCACACAACACTGTTCGGCATGCACGTGAACATCGAAATCCAGATCCGCACCGAGGAAATGGAGCACATCGCCAATAACGGTATCGCCGCGCACTGGATGTACAAAACCGACGATTCCGGAGTCACCAACATCAATCAGTCCAGGGTTGATCGATGGGTGAAAGGGTTGATGGAAATGCGGGAGCGGGCGGATGACTCAATGGAGTTCATCGAGCACGTAAAGGTTGACCTGTTCCCTGACGAAATCTACGTGTTCACGCCCAAAGGGCGCATCATGGAATTGCCCAGCGGCGCCACATCGGTTGATTTTGCCTACGCCATTCACACCGATATCGGTAACGCCGCGGTTGCCTGCCGGATCAACCGCAACCTCGCCTCCCTGAGCCAGCCGCTGCAAAGTGGTCAGACCGTCGAGATCATCACCGCGCCCGGCGCCAAGCCGAACCCCGCCTGGTTGAGCTTTGTGGTCACCGGTAAGGCCCGCAGCAGCATTCGACATGTGTTGAAAACCCGCAAGCGGGCAGAGTCCATCGAGCTGGGCAGAACCCTGCTGAAGAAGTCCCTGAAAGGATTCGGTGCAAAACTGGCGGACATCAGCGATGCCCAGAAACAGGCTGTGGTGAACCACAATCAGGTCAACAGTTTTGATGACCTGATCGGCGATATCGGGCTGGGCAATCGCATGGCTTACCTGGTGGCGCGGCAGCTGGTATCTGGCAATGAAGCGCTGGATGGTCCGGCCAATCTGGAGAGTGTGGAGGTCGACAAACAGGGCGCGGTGACCATTCGCGGTACCGAAGGCATGCTGGTGCGCTTTGCCAACTGCTGCAAGCCGATTCCGGGCGACCCGGTGGTCGGCATGATGGATTCCGGCAACGGCATGGTCATTCATTCCGACACTTGCTCCCGTCTGCCGGAAGACGACGAAGGCCGTGCCCGCCTGACCCACCTGAAATGGGCCAAAGACATCACCGATGAGTTCTCAGTGGAGCTGCGCGTAGAGCTGGAGCGTCAGCGCGGTGTGATTGCGGAGATGGCCAACGCCGTGGCCATGGCCGACGGTAATATCGAACGGATTAACGTGGAAGAGCAGAATGCCAAGTTTGGTATTGTCAGTCTGGTGGTTCACGTGAATGGCCGTAAACACCTGGCACGGGTGATGCGCCGGGTGCGCAACATTCGGGCGGTGACCCACATCAGCCGGGTTCGCCACTGA
- a CDS encoding RidA family protein, which yields MTNKSVIQTENAPQAIGTYSQAVKAGDTVYLSGQIPLDPETMEVVAGDFAAKTRQVFENLKAVCEAAGGELKDIVKLNIYMTDLANFATVNEIMATYFQEPYPARAAVGVAALPKGVPVEMEAVMVLS from the coding sequence ATGACCAACAAATCTGTCATCCAGACTGAAAACGCCCCTCAGGCGATTGGTACATATTCCCAGGCGGTGAAAGCCGGGGACACCGTGTATTTGTCTGGCCAGATTCCGCTGGACCCGGAAACCATGGAAGTGGTCGCAGGTGACTTCGCCGCCAAGACCCGCCAGGTGTTTGAAAACCTGAAGGCTGTGTGCGAGGCCGCAGGCGGTGAGCTGAAAGACATCGTCAAACTGAACATTTACATGACCGACCTGGCCAACTTTGCCACCGTGAATGAAATCATGGCGACCTATTTCCAGGAACCCTACCCGGCACGGGCTGCCGTGGGCGTGGCAGCGTTGCCGAAAGGTGTGCCTGTGGAAATGGAAGCCGTGATGGTGCTCAGCTAA
- a CDS encoding NAD-dependent epimerase/dehydratase family protein, with translation MAMTDRKHSTRILVAGCGKLGGDIASLLAKTADVYGLRRNPHKVPPEVTGIGADLTRPDTLKGQLPENLDVVIYCLTPSSYDEPGYRDAYVTGLQNLINALGPNKLTRLLFISSTSVYAQNDDSWVDEHSEARPDRFTGQLILEGEQTALNSIHPATVVRFSGIYGHSRQRFLEEVLEGRMNPEPPAPFSNRIHEQDAARAVAWLTENAMKGEPLDDLYIGSDCEPVRLDDVVAWVRQQVPCKDPVEGARKGGRAGSKRCSNQRLLATGFEFRYPDYKAGYRELIDGLS, from the coding sequence ATGGCAATGACGGATCGCAAACATTCAACGCGAATCCTGGTGGCGGGCTGCGGCAAGCTGGGTGGCGACATCGCCTCCTTGCTGGCGAAGACGGCTGACGTGTACGGCTTGCGCCGGAACCCACACAAGGTACCGCCCGAGGTTACAGGTATAGGTGCCGACCTGACCCGGCCAGACACACTGAAGGGCCAGCTGCCAGAAAATCTTGATGTGGTGATTTATTGCCTGACACCATCAAGCTACGACGAACCGGGTTACCGGGATGCCTACGTCACCGGACTACAGAACCTGATCAATGCCCTGGGTCCGAATAAATTAACCAGACTCCTGTTCATCAGCAGCACCAGCGTGTACGCCCAGAACGACGACAGCTGGGTGGATGAACACAGTGAGGCCAGGCCAGACCGCTTCACCGGGCAACTCATTCTCGAAGGCGAACAGACCGCCCTGAACAGTATTCACCCGGCCACCGTGGTCCGGTTCAGCGGTATTTACGGCCACAGCCGGCAACGCTTTCTGGAGGAGGTTCTTGAAGGGCGAATGAACCCAGAGCCCCCTGCCCCGTTCAGCAACCGGATTCACGAGCAGGATGCGGCCCGGGCGGTCGCCTGGCTGACAGAAAATGCCATGAAGGGAGAACCACTGGACGATCTCTACATTGGTAGTGATTGCGAGCCGGTGCGGCTGGATGACGTGGTAGCGTGGGTTCGGCAGCAGGTGCCGTGTAAAGATCCGGTGGAGGGTGCCCGTAAGGGCGGCAGAGCCGGCAGCAAGCGATGCAGCAATCAGCGCCTGCTGGCCACCGGCTTTGAGTTCCGGTACCCCGATTACAAGGCAGGATACCGGGAACTCATCGACGGCCTTAGCTGA
- a CDS encoding hydrogen peroxide-inducible genes activator, with protein MTLTELRYVVTLARERHFGRAAERCHVSQPTLSVAVKKLEDELGIPLFERSKSSIRVTEVGQRIIEQAQRVLDQVGVIKDMAQDGKNQLNSPLKVGAIYTIGPYLFPHLLPELRRAAPEMPLYIEENYTANLRQKLRHSDLDAIIIALPFEEPEVVTLPLYDEPFVVLLPADHPLTAKDQITAEEMSKEQLLLLGPGHCFRDQVLESCPPLVDAITKRTDNGQPELVTEGSSLETIRHMVASGLGITVLPLSAATAIKYQEDILAVRPFAPPVPFRTVALAWRVTFPRPKAIDVLSLAASQCRVMEKAKTATPVVAERA; from the coding sequence ATGACACTCACCGAGTTACGATACGTCGTTACGCTTGCCCGGGAAAGGCATTTTGGCCGCGCGGCAGAGCGTTGTCACGTCAGTCAGCCCACGTTGAGTGTGGCGGTTAAAAAGCTGGAAGATGAGCTCGGCATTCCGTTGTTTGAGCGGAGCAAAAGCAGTATCCGCGTCACTGAAGTGGGCCAGCGGATTATCGAGCAGGCCCAGCGGGTTCTGGACCAGGTGGGTGTCATCAAGGACATGGCCCAGGACGGCAAGAATCAGCTCAACTCGCCGCTCAAGGTGGGTGCCATCTACACCATTGGTCCCTATCTGTTTCCGCACCTGTTGCCGGAGTTGCGCCGCGCCGCGCCGGAAATGCCGCTCTACATAGAAGAGAACTACACCGCCAACCTGCGACAGAAACTCCGTCATTCCGATCTCGATGCCATCATCATCGCCTTGCCATTTGAAGAGCCGGAGGTGGTCACGCTGCCGCTGTATGATGAACCCTTCGTGGTGTTGCTACCGGCTGACCACCCGCTGACGGCGAAAGACCAGATCACGGCGGAAGAGATGTCCAAAGAGCAGCTTCTGTTGTTAGGGCCGGGCCACTGTTTCCGGGACCAGGTGCTGGAATCCTGCCCGCCATTGGTTGATGCCATCACCAAGCGCACTGATAACGGCCAACCTGAACTGGTTACTGAAGGTAGTTCTCTGGAAACCATAAGGCACATGGTGGCTTCAGGGTTAGGGATCACCGTGTTACCCCTGTCTGCCGCCACCGCCATCAAATACCAGGAAGATATCCTGGCGGTGCGCCCGTTTGCGCCGCCGGTACCCTTCCGCACAGTCGCCCTGGCCTGGCGCGTAACCTTCCCCCGCCCGAAAGCCATTGATGTGTTGTCGCTGGCGGCCAGCCAGTGCCGCGTAATGGAGAAGGCGAAAACGGCAACGCCGGTGGTTGCTGAGCGCGCCTGA
- the recG gene encoding ATP-dependent DNA helicase RecG, with the protein MTSLDDISVTQLKGVGSALAGTLAKLGIHSIQDLLFHLPYRYEDRTRVVPMGSLRIGDVAVVEGEVMKADLVMGRRRSLQVTLRDDSGFLVMRFFHFNAAQKNQLTEGARVRCFGEVRPGRAGYEFYHPEYQVNPPPMAAAGEATLTPVYPLTEGIQQPRVRGLCQQALGYLARFPIKDWLPPSLLSDYQLPGITDAVKLVHSPPADAAVHLLMEGRHPAQQRLVMEELLAHQLSLLQVREQIQARAALPLLPIGDLPEQFLDQLPFSLTGAQKQVMKEIRQDLSQPVPMLRLVQGDVGSGKTVVAALAALQAIGSGAQVALMAPTEILAEQHYRNFQGWLAPLGIELAWLSGKVKGKARQEALAAVASGQAQVAIGTHALFQDEVQFQRLALVIVDEQHRFGVHQRLALREKGVGGQLAPHQLIMTATPIPRTLAMSAYADLDTSVIDELPPGRKPIETVVLPDSRRDDIVERVRTACRQGRQAYWVCTLIEESEALQCQAAEVTAQELAERLPDLKIGLVHGRLKAVDKASVMERFKSGELDLLVATTVIEVGVDVPNASLIIIENPERLGLAQLHQLRGRVGRGEQASFCVLMYHPPLSNNGKARLQALRDSQDGFFIAEKDLEIRGPGEVLGTRQTGLMQFRLADFERDKGWIEPVKAMAPALMRQPAVVSALIRRWLGENIRYGEV; encoded by the coding sequence ATGACGTCACTGGACGACATCTCCGTTACCCAGCTCAAGGGCGTAGGAAGCGCCCTCGCGGGAACGCTTGCCAAGCTGGGTATCCATTCCATTCAGGACCTCCTGTTTCATCTGCCTTATCGTTACGAAGACCGAACCCGCGTTGTCCCCATGGGCAGTTTGCGCATCGGCGACGTGGCGGTGGTCGAAGGCGAAGTCATGAAGGCCGACCTGGTAATGGGGCGCCGTCGATCGCTTCAGGTTACCCTGCGGGATGACAGTGGTTTTCTGGTGATGCGGTTCTTCCACTTTAACGCAGCCCAGAAAAACCAGCTGACTGAAGGCGCTCGGGTTCGTTGTTTCGGTGAGGTTCGCCCCGGCCGGGCCGGTTATGAGTTCTATCACCCCGAATACCAGGTTAATCCGCCACCCATGGCAGCTGCCGGTGAGGCGACACTGACTCCGGTCTACCCGCTGACCGAGGGCATTCAGCAGCCCCGGGTGCGAGGCCTGTGCCAGCAGGCACTGGGTTACCTGGCCCGTTTCCCGATCAAGGACTGGTTGCCGCCGTCACTGTTATCAGACTATCAACTGCCTGGTATTACTGACGCGGTCAAACTGGTGCATTCTCCTCCTGCCGATGCGGCGGTGCATTTGCTGATGGAGGGCCGGCACCCGGCCCAGCAGCGCCTGGTGATGGAGGAATTGCTGGCCCATCAACTCAGCCTGTTGCAGGTGCGTGAGCAGATTCAGGCCCGGGCGGCGCTCCCACTGTTGCCGATCGGTGACTTGCCGGAGCAGTTCCTTGACCAACTGCCGTTCAGCCTGACTGGCGCCCAGAAGCAGGTGATGAAGGAGATCCGGCAAGACCTCAGTCAGCCGGTGCCCATGCTGCGCCTGGTTCAGGGCGATGTTGGTTCCGGAAAAACCGTGGTGGCAGCTCTGGCAGCGCTACAAGCCATTGGCTCGGGCGCTCAGGTAGCCCTGATGGCACCGACGGAGATTCTGGCCGAGCAGCATTACCGGAACTTCCAGGGCTGGCTTGCCCCTTTAGGGATTGAACTCGCCTGGTTGTCTGGCAAGGTAAAGGGCAAGGCCCGGCAGGAGGCTCTGGCAGCGGTTGCTTCCGGCCAGGCGCAGGTGGCCATCGGTACCCATGCGCTGTTCCAGGACGAGGTTCAGTTCCAGCGCCTGGCCCTGGTGATTGTTGACGAGCAACACCGGTTTGGTGTGCACCAGCGCCTGGCGCTTCGCGAGAAAGGCGTCGGCGGTCAGTTGGCCCCGCATCAGTTGATCATGACCGCAACACCGATCCCCCGAACCCTGGCCATGAGTGCCTACGCCGACCTGGACACGTCGGTGATCGACGAACTGCCGCCTGGCCGGAAGCCGATAGAAACCGTTGTGCTGCCGGATTCCCGCCGTGATGATATTGTTGAACGGGTGCGCACCGCCTGCCGTCAAGGCCGCCAGGCGTATTGGGTGTGCACGCTGATTGAGGAATCCGAAGCGCTACAGTGTCAGGCTGCGGAGGTGACAGCGCAGGAGCTGGCGGAGCGATTGCCGGATCTGAAAATCGGATTGGTCCATGGTCGGCTCAAAGCCGTAGATAAGGCCAGCGTAATGGAACGCTTCAAGAGTGGCGAGCTGGACTTGCTGGTGGCCACCACCGTGATTGAGGTGGGAGTTGATGTACCCAATGCGTCGCTGATCATCATTGAGAACCCGGAGCGTCTTGGGCTGGCGCAACTGCATCAGCTGCGGGGGCGTGTGGGCCGGGGGGAACAGGCCAGTTTCTGTGTGTTGATGTATCACCCGCCTTTGTCGAATAACGGAAAAGCAAGGTTGCAGGCGCTCAGAGACAGCCAGGATGGTTTCTTTATTGCCGAAAAAGACCTTGAGATTCGTGGCCCGGGTGAAGTTCTGGGTACCCGCCAGACGGGCCTGATGCAGTTCAGGCTCGCGGATTTTGAACGGGACAAGGGCTGGATCGAACCCGTCAAAGCGATGGCGCCCGCGCTCATGCGACAGCCAGCGGTGGTGTCCGCTCTAATCAGGCGATGGCTCGGGGAGAATATTCGGTACGGCGAGGTGTGA